One window of Cydia pomonella isolate Wapato2018A chromosome 7, ilCydPomo1, whole genome shotgun sequence genomic DNA carries:
- the LOC133520206 gene encoding uncharacterized protein LOC133520206 yields MHPAPIVGSAPNSDTPCNVNEPVSADPVISTKTDTSQTLPSDILEALGDPKGKEEIYGPKIPDEISKRWGRVLVDGLEKDVKQKLPEKHLIPDNFRLAKAPILNPEIISVLNESVRYRDKLLEKEQNQLGLGISELTNLASAVITENLDKVEILKKLSEASQIFLDLHHDQTTRRRKLITTTLDKKFVTIISDVKRDTYLFGANLGEKIKATKTAETSGLQVKRKDVNAIASTSRKYPNQGNWRGPPRTYYQHHHLQRAPRQGGPRPRYPHQQRYRPPVPDRQAPSTRKPPNKTPKA; encoded by the coding sequence ATGCATCCTGCACCGATAGTGGGCTCAGCACCTAATTCTGACACACCTTGTAACGTCAATGAACCGGTATCAGCTGATCCGGTTATCAGCACCAAAACCGATACATCACAAACGTTACCGTCTGATATATTAGAGGCCCTAGGAGACCCTAAAGGAAAAGAGGAAATATATGGGCCAAAAATACCTGACGAGATCTCTAAACGTTGGGGCCGGGTACTCGTTGATGGTCTAGAGAAAGATGTAAAGCAAAAACTGCCTGAAAAACACCTCATACCAGATAACTTTCGTTTGGCTAAAGCCCCTATTTTAAATCCAGAGATTATATCGGTGCTTAACGAATCAGTCAGATACCGTGACAAGTTATTAGAAAAAGAGCAAAACCAACTGGGCCTCGGCATTTCGGAGCTCACAAATCTAGCTTCTGCGGTAATCACAGAAAACTTAGATAAAGTCGAAATATTAAAGAAACTTTCGGAAGCTAGCCAAATTTTCCTAGACCTTCATCACGATCAGACCACTAGGAGAAGAAAACTCATAACCACAACTCTTGACAAAAAGTTTGTCACCATAATATCGGACGTAAAAAGGGATACCTACCTGTTTGGCGCAAACCTAGGGGAAAAAATAAAAGCCACAAAAACAGCGGAAACATCGGGACTACAAGTGAAGCGTAAAGATGTCAACGCTATCGCATCTACGTCTAGGAAATATCCCAACCAGGGAAACTGGAGGGGCCCACCCCGAACATACTACCAACATCATCATTTACAACGAGCACCGAGACAGGGTGGGCCGAGACCGCGCTACCCCCACCAACAGCGGTACCGTCCGCCAGTTCCCGATCGTCAAGCCCCATCGACGCGCAAGCCACCCAACAAGACCCCAAAAGCCTAA